ACAACGCAAAGATCAGCGCCACGTTCACCAACAAGGCGACGTTCGCAAACACCCCCAACAAACCGTAGCTAAGCACCATGTAGATCAGCACCAGCGCAAATGCGACAAGGCAGGCAATCGCGCCCGCGTTGATGCTGTCTTGCCCAAGGTCAGGCCCAACAGTCTGTTCCTGAAGGAAATCGAGCTCAGCAGGCAAAGCGCCAGCACGCAACAGCACGGCAAGGTTCGTGGATTCTGCAATGTCAAAGTTGCCTGTGATAATACCCGATCCACCGGAAATATGGGCTGCAATGTTGGGCGCGCTAACCACTTTACCATCCAAAACAATCGCAAAGGGCGATCCGATATTGTCGAGGGTATAGTCGCCAAACTGACGCGCACCTGATGGGTTAAACCGGAATGTCACCGCAGGCCGGTTATTTTCATCAAATGTTGGTTGACTGTCGACAAGATCATCACCTGTCACCACAGCTGTGCGTTCAAGGATGTAATACAGGCCTTCTTGGTCAAGTGATGGTAGCAGTATATTACCCGCACCGGCTCGCGCTTCGGGATCAGCGGTGGAACCCACGACAGGATGAAACCCAAGCTCGCCCTGTTCACCAATCAATATTTTGACATCTTGCGCTGAGCCAATTCCCGGCACTTGAATCAAAATACGTGTATCGCCCTGACGTTGAATCGAGGGCTCGCGCGTCCCGACTTCATCAATGCGGCGACGCACGACTTCAAGGGCTTGACGCACTGTACGATCGTCTGAAGCAACCTTTTCCACATCCGTGAGCGCGACCATCAAATCCGTGTCGGACATGCGCGTAACAACGATGTCCACCTCGCCAACAGTCGTCACACTCACGACCGGCTGTGCGAGACCACGTACCAATTCCAACGCGCGATCCATTCCAGCAGCATCGGAAATACGAACACGAAGCTCACCTTCAACGTTGCTTTCGTCAGTGACAAATCCAACGATATCGCGCTGTTCCGCCAAAACATCGCGTACCTCTGGCCACATGGAACGCATCCGCGACTCGTAAACCTGTTCGACCTTAACTTCTGCCAACAGCTGTGCACCGCCGCGCAGATCGAGGCCCAAGTTCACTAACCCATCTGGCAGGAACGACGGCCACAGACCGGCATCCGCCTCAAGCTCGGGCGTGGATGTCGCCCCTTCAACCGCCAAGATCGCCTCAGCATCATTTGAGGTTTCAACCTTGCTGTAAAACCCGTTGGGCAAAGCAAACATAATGCCAAAAGCAACCACCAGCCAAATCGCGGTGCGTTTCCAAAGGTCAATCTTCAACATGTGGGCGTCCTGTCTTTTGTCTCAACCGCATCGCGGCGTTTTATTCATAATATTATGGGGTTACGCGCTGCTTCGCAGGCGTGAAATTCGAACGTGCGAGCTACCTAGGGGCAGAAATCCGCACTCGGGTCGGACCCGTCAACGCTGTCCTCGGACAGGATATCTAACCCAAACGGCAATACGCCCGCTTGCATCAACGTTGCCAGCTGCTCAGCCTCTTCGACGGTGAAAAGTCCGTTGATAATACCGCTGCCACCCCAAATCGCTGACTGGATTGTCGGGGCAGAAATGACTTCGCCACGCAGTACAATCGCGAAAGGTTCGCCGATATGTTCAGCCGTGTATTCACCAAACGTTTGGCTGCTCGCGTCAGAAAACCGAAAGATAACGGCAGGCGCGCCGTTTTGATCGAACGATGGTTCGGCCGCTACAATTGCGGTTCCATCCAACACAGGGTCGTCTTTGACGACATACACCAAGGACGGGCTACCCTTTTGGCGCAGCACTGAATGCCCTTCGGGGGCAACGATTATCTCGCTATGCGACACGCTTTCAAGAACTGACAATTCAAGAACTGACAAAAAACCGAATTCAACCTGCTCCAAAAGCGGCTCAAGCGCGCCCCGATCCAGCGGCATGCCTGACGGAATTGAAACAGTGATCTTGTCGTCAACAACATCCGTGAAATCGAACACGCCGCCGTAAAGCCCGCCAATTCGCGCACTTATAACTTCGGCTGCGTGTTCCAATTCACCGACATTCGCGTTTGAGCTTGCAGCAAGCACCAAACGGTTGCCGCCACAGGAGTCCACGACTGGCGCTGTTGGCACCATTCCTTGGGCGCCAGCAGCGCCCGCGCTTAGCCCGAGGGCTATGAGCGCGCTTCGGATCATGCGTCTGTTGGCTCTGTCTTGTTCAGGACCTGTGCGATTGTGGACTTCACAACACGGACTTTCACGTCGCTGGCAAGTTCGACTTCAACTTCGCCGTCATCTTTAACTTTGGACACTTTGCCGATCAGGCCACCAGCCGTCACAACTTGGTCACCACGACGCAGCGCTTCGACCATCGCCTGATGCTGTTTCAGTTTTTGTTGCTGTGGACGGATCAGCAAGAAATACATGATACCGAAGATCAGAATGAGTGGGATAAATTGAGCGAAAGCTTCCATGACGTCGTTTCCTTAATTGCACGCGAAGGCACCCCCCTCGCAATTTGCCGCACACTACGTTTGCGCCGCAAGATTCGCAACGTGATCCCGCGCGAACAGGGCGATGAAATGTACATACGCTCTGTGTACAGGTTGTGTACGCATTCTCTACGCCATATGACCCTTCTTAAACCGTAATCAAGGACCAGTCCCATGCACGACATTCGCGCCATCCGAGAGAACCCCGCAGCTTTTGATGCGGCCTTGTCCCGCCGCGGCGATGCGCCTTTGTCGACTGAGCTGTTGGCCATGGACGAAGCGCGCCGCGCAAAGATCGGTGCAGCGGAAGCCGCGCAAGCCGAAGCTAACAAAGCCGCCAAAGAGGTTGGCGCTGCGAAAGGGCGTGGTGATGAGGCCGAATTCGAACGCCTGCGTTCCCTTGTATCTGAAAAGAAAGCGGAAATTTCCGCACTGAACGACGAAGCCAAAGCACAAGATGCGGCTTTGACCGAGCGCCTTGCCGTGATCCCCAACCTGCCAGCCGATGATGTGCCAATGGGCGCGGATGAAAACGACAACTCTGAAATCTCGACGTGGGGCACCCCGCGCGAGTTTGATTTCAAGCCGGTTGAGCACTTTGAAATTGCTGGCGTCAAACCCAGCATGGATTTTGAAACGGCCGCGAAAATTTCTGGCAGTCGCTTTGTGCTGATGTCCGGTGCCGTGGCACGCGTTCATCGTGCACTCGCGCAGTTTATGTTGGATATTCATACGCTTGAGAACGGATTGACCGAAGTGAACCCGCCCGTCCTTGTGCGTGATGACGCGATGTATGGAACCGACAAGCTGCCAAAGTTCGCTGAAGACAGCTACCAAACGACTGAGGGCATGTGGCTGATTTCCACGTCTGAAATCCCGCTCACGTATATCGCGGCGAACCATGTCATCGATGAATCCTACCTTCCCCGCCGCTACACCGCGCATTCGCTTTGCTTCCGCTCCGAGGCGGGCAGTGCGGGTCGTGACACCTCAGGCATGTTGCGCCAGCACCAGTTTGAAAAGGTTGAGATGGTGTCTGTGACGCATCCTGACGAATCCGATGCTGAGCAAAAACGCATGCTGCGTTGCGCAGAAGATTTGCTGGAACGTCTAGAAATTCCTTACAGAACCGTTCTGCTTTGCACCGGTGACATGGGCTTTGGCGCACGCCGCACCTTTGACATCGAAGCATGGCTTCCGGGACAGAATGCTTACCGCGAGATCAGCTCGGTTTCTACGACGGGCGAATTCCAAGCCCGCCGCATGAACGCACGTTTCAAACCAGCAGATGGTGGCAAGCCGCAATTCGTTCACACGTTGAACGGTTCGGGCCTTGCGGTCGGGCGTTGCTTGATTGCGGTTCTTGAGAACGGCCAGCAAGAAGACGGCTCGGTCGTGCTCCCCAAGGCCTTGCACGGCTATATGGGTGGCAAGACAAACATCAACGCTGACGGCTCCCTTAGCTAAGCCACTGATGTGGGCGCAAAATTTCGTCGGGCAGATGGGTATAGCCCCCGTCTGCCCACTTTCGTGCATTGCGGATAGCGTCACGCTGCGCGTCGTCAACACCATGAACTTCATGATAAATCTGGCGCAATGTTGCGTTGCGTTGATACTCTGGCTCGGCATCGCAGCGATCAAGCGCGGCCATAGAAAGCTCATCCAAACCAGACGGTCCGTCCCTGTCTTTTGAAATCGCACTCATCAACGCGCCAGACAGACCAACCGGTCCAAACTTGTTGTCCAGCCGTTCGGTCACATCAAAACGCGGCGCGACACGGTCCATTTCAGACCAATCCAACCGCAAACCTGCTGCCTGCGCCCCCAAGGCCACCCAGTTCAACGAAATCGAGCTCAGCCCAACGCGCGAGCCCCCGCCCCCAACTGATCCATGATTGCCCGGAAACCATTGTTGCATGTGGGTCGGGATCAATTCTCTTTCATATTTAACGTTCAAATCCAGCATGTTTGACCACGGGTAACTGGGGAATGTCTTGCGGCGTTCATCAATTGAAATCGCATGACGTGCCGCCAGAACCATGCTGGTCAGTGCTGCATCATGAAACCGGTACTGCGCATTAAACCGCGTCGCGAAAGGGGCAAATGCGGGCAGCCCAAGGGCGCTGACCGTGTCCCAAACACCCAAATAGGCAATGCCAAGGCGCACGGCATCATTGATCGGCGCTCCATTCTTGCGCCGCCATTTGGCCTCGGTCTCGTTCACGTAAACGTTCGGTGCGAACGCGGCGCGAAACGCCAGACTTTCGGGATGATCAGGGTGCGTTTCAGGCGCACGGCTGCGGTATCGCCGCATCGCTTCAGGGATTTCAGCCAGCTTGTCACGCGCGGGAATACCGCACGACCGGATCAGCCCAACCAAAGACCGCGCTGCAAACGCACCACGCGAAAACCCGAACACCATGATCTCATCGCCCGGTTCAAACAGAAACACGAGGTTGCGATACGCCTCCTCGATAATGTCCGTCAGCCCCCAACCAAGCGCCCCGCCCAGCAGCCGATCCATCCGTCGCGCAGCCCAATTGTTGCCGCGACCAGATCCAACACCAGGCGAATACAAAACCACCTGCGGCATCCCGCCAACGGCATGGGACGCAACGCAGCGCGACAGGCGCACAACATTCGTCGGATGCTTTGCATCCGGTCTGTTCCACGTTCCATCAATAAAAATAGCGATGCGTTTCATCGGCTTGCCCTCTTCAGCTTACCCTTAGGCTGAAGTGCACTTACCCTTACGTCAAGTCAGCTAAACCTGACCTTAAGAATTCCCGCGGAACCGCTTTTTCTGATCAGCTGGCGCCTTACCCAAGTGCTTACGCAGGCGAGATGGCGTTGATTTCGTGTTGTTTTTATACGGGTTCTTATCGGCCTGTGATCTGAAATGCAGGCGGATCGGTGTCCCTGGCATATCAAAATCAAGACGCAGCCCATTTACCAGATAGCGCGAATAACTTTCCGGCAGCATGTCGGGGTGGGAACACATTACAACGAATCCTGGTGGGCGCGTTTTTACCTGTGTTGCATAGCGCATTTTGATGCGACGACCGCCCGGTGCAGGGGGCGGGTGCGCTTCGGTCATGCCCATCAGCCAACGGTTCAGGTTTGCCGTGGTTACGCGACGGTTCCAAACTTCATGGGCCCGCAAAATCGCTTCTTGAAGGCGATCAATACCACGACCTGTTTTCGCAGAAACAGTAATCAGCGGCGCGCCCTTAAGCTGTGGCAGAAGACGTGTGAATTCTTCTTTCAGCTCTTTTAGCTTGGCCTGCTTTTCTGGTTCGACATCCCACTTGTTCACCGCAAGAACCACGGCGCGACCTTCACGTTCGGCGAGGTCAGCGATGCGCAAATCTTGTTGCTCAAACGGGATTTCCACGTCGAGCAAAACGACGACAACTTCGGCGAACTTTACGGCGCGAAGGCCATCGCTTACCGACAGTTTTTCAAGCTTTTCCTGAACCTTAGCGCGTTTACGCATACCGGCTGTGTCAAAGATACGAACAGGCACACTGGTTTCGCCAGCAGCCCAGTCCATCTGAACGGAAATCGCATCGCGGGTGATGCCCGCCTCTGGCCCAGTTAACAATCGATCTTCGCCAAGGATTTGATTAATCAGCGTGGACTTACCCGCATTCGGGCGGCCAACGACGGCGATTTGCAAAGGCTTGGCTTTGGTCGGGATACGCGGACCGTCTTCGTCTTCATCATCCACATCAACGTCGGTTTCCGGTGCATCAGCGGCTGCGCGCTCTTCAAACGCATCTGACAGCGGCATCAGCACATCATACATCTCACCCAAACCTTCGCCGTGTTCAGCAGACAGGCGGATGGGTTCGCCAAGACCAAGGTTGAACCCCTCAATCACGCCCGCATCAGCGGCTTTGCCTTCGGATTTGTTTGCGGCGAGGATCACGTTGGCGTTCTTCTTGCGTAGAATATCCGCGAACACTTCGTCCGCAGGCATGATGCCCGTGCGCGCGTCGTACATGAACAGGCAGACATCGGCCATTTCGACAGCTCGTTCCGTCAGGCGGCGCATGCGGCCTTGCAAGGATTCGTCCGTCGCCTCTTCCAGACCAGCGGTATCAATCACCGTGAAGCGCAGATCGCCAAGGCGCGCAGGCCCTTCGCGCAAATCGCGCGTGACACCGGGTTGGTCATCGACCAGCGCGAGCTTCTTACCGACAAGGCGGTTGAACAACGTGGATTTGCCAACATTCGGGCGGCCGACAATGGCGAGTGTGAAAGACATGAGAATACGACTCTATAAGGTTAGAGACGCGCACTACACCGTTTAACGCTTAACGGAAAGCCAGCAATTCACCGCGCTTGGACACAACGTAAAGCGTACCATTTGCGACAACAGGGTTAGACGCAGCCCCGCCACGAATTTCAATGGTGCCAACCAGCGCGCCCGACGTTGGGTCAAACTGACGAATTAGCCCATCAGAGGAGGCCACGATCAAACGTCCCCCCGCAAGGATCGGGCCGTAGTGTGCGAAACGGGTTTTTTGACGGCGTTCGCGGTTTTCTTCAAAGCCGGGAAGCTCAACACGCCAGATCGCGGTGCCATCGTCTGCGTCCAGACGCAGCAATTCACCAAGGTCATTGACCATAAAGACGGAATCACCAGCAGGCCAAACAGGGCCAACGGCCCCTTCTGTCGCCGTCCAGATACGGCCCCCGTTGGCAATTTCCAACGCCACAACACGGCCAGAAAAGTTACCGACGTAAACGCGGTTGCCATCAATCACAGGGTCACCAGCGATGTCAGATATGTTTGATGCCGCCTGCCCCGGACGTTGGCCCGTCACGACAGTCGACCAGCGACGCAAGCCGCCTTCAGGGAACGCCGCGAGGACTTCACCTGACGGGAATGGGAAAATCGCGAACTCGCTGTTTACCGCGGCGCCAGCACCACCGGCAAAGTTAGACGTTGGCGGCGTGCTGTTTTGTGTCCAACGGATACGGCCTGAGGTCAGCTCAAGCGCCCAAGCACGGCCATCACGGGCCACGACATAGGCCAGATCGCCTTGAATGGTCGGCGCAGACGTACCCGGAGCATCAAGATCCTGACGCCAAAGTTCACCACCAGAGGCCGCGTCAAGTGCGACGACTTCACCAAAACCAGTGGTCGCCAGCAAAACAGTTCCAGCAACGGCCAAACCGCCACCAGATGCATCACGCGGATTGTCGGATGCAGGAATGACACTGCGCGACCAAAGGGTTGCGCCCGCTGGCGATGTCGCGACCACTTGGCTTTGTGCATCCAGTGTATAAATCGCGTTGGACGTCACAACTGGATCAGCAGTGATACGAAGGCGGCGGCTGTCGCCTGCCCCGATATTTACGGCGAACAACGGCGACAGTGCCGCGCCCAATGCCGGATGTGCAATGCGGTGCGTCGGGTTGCCGTTCCGGTGCGTCCAAGATGTGTTCAATGATGCAGCAGGCAATGAGATCGGGCGCGCTTCGTTTACAAAAACAATCGCTTCGGCA
This Octadecabacter temperatus DNA region includes the following protein-coding sequences:
- the serS gene encoding serine--tRNA ligase, giving the protein MHDIRAIRENPAAFDAALSRRGDAPLSTELLAMDEARRAKIGAAEAAQAEANKAAKEVGAAKGRGDEAEFERLRSLVSEKKAEISALNDEAKAQDAALTERLAVIPNLPADDVPMGADENDNSEISTWGTPREFDFKPVEHFEIAGVKPSMDFETAAKISGSRFVLMSGAVARVHRALAQFMLDIHTLENGLTEVNPPVLVRDDAMYGTDKLPKFAEDSYQTTEGMWLISTSEIPLTYIAANHVIDESYLPRRYTAHSLCFRSEAGSAGRDTSGMLRQHQFEKVEMVSVTHPDESDAEQKRMLRCAEDLLERLEIPYRTVLLCTGDMGFGARRTFDIEAWLPGQNAYREISSVSTTGEFQARRMNARFKPADGGKPQFVHTLNGSGLAVGRCLIAVLENGQQEDGSVVLPKALHGYMGGKTNINADGSLS
- a CDS encoding T6SS phospholipase effector Tle1-like catalytic domain-containing protein is translated as MKRIAIFIDGTWNRPDAKHPTNVVRLSRCVASHAVGGMPQVVLYSPGVGSGRGNNWAARRMDRLLGGALGWGLTDIIEEAYRNLVFLFEPGDEIMVFGFSRGAFAARSLVGLIRSCGIPARDKLAEIPEAMRRYRSRAPETHPDHPESLAFRAAFAPNVYVNETEAKWRRKNGAPINDAVRLGIAYLGVWDTVSALGLPAFAPFATRFNAQYRFHDAALTSMVLAARHAISIDERRKTFPSYPWSNMLDLNVKYERELIPTHMQQWFPGNHGSVGGGGSRVGLSSISLNWVALGAQAAGLRLDWSEMDRVAPRFDVTERLDNKFGPVGLSGALMSAISKDRDGPSGLDELSMAALDRCDAEPEYQRNATLRQIYHEVHGVDDAQRDAIRNARKWADGGYTHLPDEILRPHQWLS
- the yajC gene encoding preprotein translocase subunit YajC, with translation MEAFAQFIPLILIFGIMYFLLIRPQQQKLKQHQAMVEALRRGDQVVTAGGLIGKVSKVKDDGEVEVELASDVKVRVVKSTIAQVLNKTEPTDA
- a CDS encoding preprotein translocase subunit SecD, with amino-acid sequence MIRSALIALGLSAGAAGAQGMVPTAPVVDSCGGNRLVLAASSNANVGELEHAAEVISARIGGLYGGVFDFTDVVDDKITVSIPSGMPLDRGALEPLLEQVEFGFLSVLELSVLESVSHSEIIVAPEGHSVLRQKGSPSLVYVVKDDPVLDGTAIVAAEPSFDQNGAPAVIFRFSDASSQTFGEYTAEHIGEPFAIVLRGEVISAPTIQSAIWGGSGIINGLFTVEEAEQLATLMQAGVLPFGLDILSEDSVDGSDPSADFCP
- the der gene encoding ribosome biogenesis GTPase Der; this translates as MSFTLAIVGRPNVGKSTLFNRLVGKKLALVDDQPGVTRDLREGPARLGDLRFTVIDTAGLEEATDESLQGRMRRLTERAVEMADVCLFMYDARTGIMPADEVFADILRKKNANVILAANKSEGKAADAGVIEGFNLGLGEPIRLSAEHGEGLGEMYDVLMPLSDAFEERAAADAPETDVDVDDEDEDGPRIPTKAKPLQIAVVGRPNAGKSTLINQILGEDRLLTGPEAGITRDAISVQMDWAAGETSVPVRIFDTAGMRKRAKVQEKLEKLSVSDGLRAVKFAEVVVVLLDVEIPFEQQDLRIADLAEREGRAVVLAVNKWDVEPEKQAKLKELKEEFTRLLPQLKGAPLITVSAKTGRGIDRLQEAILRAHEVWNRRVTTANLNRWLMGMTEAHPPPAPGGRRIKMRYATQVKTRPPGFVVMCSHPDMLPESYSRYLVNGLRLDFDMPGTPIRLHFRSQADKNPYKNNTKSTPSRLRKHLGKAPADQKKRFRGNS
- a CDS encoding PQQ-like beta-propeller repeat protein; this translates as MTGKIVTGFKAKTLMALALTTSLVACGEKDVILPGERLDIRGEAAEAIVFVNEARPISLPAASLNTSWTHRNGNPTHRIAHPALGAALSPLFAVNIGAGDSRRLRITADPVVTSNAIYTLDAQSQVVATSPAGATLWSRSVIPASDNPRDASGGGLAVAGTVLLATTGFGEVVALDAASGGELWRQDLDAPGTSAPTIQGDLAYVVARDGRAWALELTSGRIRWTQNSTPPTSNFAGGAGAAVNSEFAIFPFPSGEVLAAFPEGGLRRWSTVVTGQRPGQAASNISDIAGDPVIDGNRVYVGNFSGRVVALEIANGGRIWTATEGAVGPVWPAGDSVFMVNDLGELLRLDADDGTAIWRVELPGFEENRERRQKTRFAHYGPILAGGRLIVASSDGLIRQFDPTSGALVGTIEIRGGAASNPVVANGTLYVVSKRGELLAFR